The DNA segment GTCTCGTGGCGAAGGTCCGCGCCGGCAAGGAGACCGACGGCGCGAAGTTCTCCGACTACTTCGACTTCGCCGAGCCGTACGCGAAGCTTCCCTCGCACCGCATCCTGGCGATGCTGCGCGGCGAGAAGGAGGACGTCCTCGAGCTCACCATGGAGCCGCACCCGGAGGAGGACGAGGGCTACTTCGAGGGGCGGATCGCCGGGCGCAACGGCGTCACCGACCTGGGCCGGCCGGGCGACAAGTGGCTGGTCGACACGGTGCGCTGGGCGTGGCGTACCCGGATCCTCATCCACCTCGGCGCCGATCTGCGGGTCCGGCTGCGCGAGCACGCCGAGGACGAGGCCGTCCGGGTGTTCGCGGCGAACCTGCGTGACCTGCTGCTGGCCGCCCCGGCCGGCACCCGCGCCACGATGGGCCTGGACCCGGGTTTCCGGACCGGGGTGAAGGTGGCGGTGGTGGACGCCACCGGCAAGGTGGTCGCCACCGACACGATCTACCCGCACGTGCCGCAGAACAAGTGGGACGAGTCGATCCACCGGCTGGCCGCCCTGGCGAGCAAGCACGACGTCGAGCTGATCGCGATCGGCAACGGCACCGCGTCCCGGGAGACCGACAAGCTCGCCGCCGAGCTGATCAAGCGGCACCCGGACGCGAAGCTGACCAAGGTGGTCGTCTCCGAGGCCGGCGCGTCGGTCTACTCGGCGTCGGCGTACGCCTCCCAGGAACTGCCCGGCCTGGACGTGTCGCTGCGCGGCGCCGTCTCGATCGCCCGCCGCCTGCAGGACCCGCTCGCCGAGCTCGTGAAGATCGACCCGAAGTCGATCGGCGTCGGGCAGTACCAGCACGACATCTCCGAGGTGAAGCTGGCCCGCTCGCTGGACGCCGTCGTCGAGGACTGCGTGAACGGTGTCGGCGTGGACATCAACACCGCCTCGGCGCCGCTGCTCACCCGGGTCTCCGGGATCACCGCGGGACTGGCCGAGAACATCGTGCTGCACCGTGACCAGAACGGCCGGTTCACCAACCGCAAGCAGATCAAGAACGTGGCCCGGCTCGGGCCGAAGGCGTTCGAGCAGTGCGCCGGCTTCCTGCGGATCTCGGACGGCGAGGACCCGCTGGACTTCTCCAGCGTGCACCCCGAGTCGTACCCGCTGGTCCGGACGATCGCGGCGGACGCCGGCTCGGACGTCAAGACGCTGATCGGCAACAGCCCGCTGCTCAAGGGCATCCGGCCGGACAAGTTCGTCACCGACACCGTCGGCCTGCCGACGATCACGGACATCCTCAAGGAGCTGGAGAAGCCGGGCCGGGACCCGCGCCCGGCGTTCACCACGGCCACCTTCGCCGAGGGCGTCGAGAAGATCGCCGACCTTTCGCCCGGCATGATCCTGGAGGGCCAGGTGACGAACGTGGCGGCCTTCGGCGCGTTCGTCGACATCGGCGTGCACCAGGACGGTCTCGTGCACGTCTCGGCGCTCTCCGAGAAGTTCGTGCAGGACCCCCGCGAGGTGGTCAAGTCCGGCGACGTGGTCAAGGTCCGCGTCCTGGAGGTCGACCCGGTCCGCAAGCGGATCTCGCTCTCCATGCGCCTGCAGGACGAGCCGAACAAGCAGCGGGGTCCCCGGGAGGACCGGGGCGGCGCCCAGGGCGGCCAGCGGGGCGGTCAGGGCGGGCAGCGCGGCGGTCAGGGCGGCGGTCAGGGCGGCCAGCGCGGCGGTCAGCAGCGCGGCGGCCAGCCGCGCCAGCAGGGCGGCCAGCGGGGCCGTCAGGGCGGCGGAGCACCCGCACCGGTCAACAGCGCCATGGCCGACGCTCTGCGCCGGGCCGGTCTGACCCGGGACTGACGAGCGACGGGGATCTGGGCCGTCAGCCGGCGGCCCAGATCTTCACGTCGGTGAACGCCACCTCGTACGGCCCCTTGCGGGGCGCGTCCCGCTCGGTGAAGATCCCGAGCACCAGCTGCCCGCCGGTGATCCGCTCGTCGTCGAGCGACGCCGACCCCAGCGGAGCGCCGTCGCGGGACACCTGGAACACCTTCCCGGTGTAGGACAGCCCGATCCGGGTCGGCGCCGCGCCCAGCTCGATCGGCGCGTTCGCGATCGGGAACGTCTTCAGCACCGTCACCTTGCCGCTGCGGTGCACCCCGAGGTAGACGTTGCGCTCGCAGACCCGCAGCTGGTAGCCGACGTTCCCCTCGAACCGGAACCAGATCGCCGCGCAACTGTCCTTGGTGACCAGCCGGACGCCGACCTCGGCGCGCAGGTCGGCCGGCATCTTGTCGAGCGGGCCGCTGCAGCGGTAGGTGCCCTCGATGTCCCGGTGCACCACCAGCGCGTCCTCGAAGCGGCAGCTCGCCGTCTCCTCCGGCATGTCGGTGGCCCGCCAGAACAGCGGGCTGCGCAGCGCGTCGTCGATCAGCGTCTGCCCCGCCGTCACCCCGTCGGCTCCCGGGCCGGTGCCCGCATCGTTGCCGTCCGGCGGGCGCAGCGACAGCGCCAGCATGACCGCGCCGGCCACCACCGCGGCGATCAGGACGGCGAGCCCGGCGGGTAGCGCCCAGCGGCGGCCGCGGCGCTTCGGCGTCACCGGCCCGGCTGCCGTGCCCACCGACGTCGGCGCGTCGGTGATCGGCACTGTGATGATCGAGTTCTCGTCGTACCCGACCAGGCCGGGCGGGATCGCCAGCGCCAGGGACGGCGTGGTGGGCGGCTCCGGCGTCACGCCGGTGACCGCCTGCGCCTCGACCGCCGCGGCCTTCAGGTCAGGCTGGTCGGCGAAGGCCGCCGCGGTGGCCGCCGGCCGCTCGCCCGAGGAGACCAGCAGATCGAGCAGTTCCCGGGAGCTCGGCCGGTTCGCCGGGTCCTTCTCCAGCGCGTGCGCGACAAGATCCCTCAGGGGTCCGCTGAGACCGTCCAGGCGCGGTGGCTGGGTGAGGATGCGGGCCGCGGTGGCGGGTGGCGAGTCGGCCCAGAACGGGGTGCGCCCGGTGCCGGCGAACGCCACCACGCTCCCCCAGGCGAACACGTCGGCGGCGGGCGTGATCGGGATGTCCACCTCGGCGCCGAAGCGTTCCGGCGCCATGTACGCCACCGTGCCCACCATCTGGTCGGTACGCGTGTTCGCGCTGGTCGCCTCCATGGCCCGGGCGATGCCGAAGTCGATCACCTTGGGGCTGCCGGGCGCGAGCAGCACGTTGCGCGGCTTGAGGTCGCGGTGGATCACCCCGGCGCCGTGGATCGCGGTCAGCGCGGTGGCCACCCCGATCGCCACGCCGTGCAGGTTGGCGCTGGTCAGCGGCCCGCGCTCCTCGACCACCTCGGCCAGGGTGGGACCGTCCACGTACTCCACGACGAGGTAGGGATGCTCATGGTCGGGGTCGGCGTCGAGCACCTCGGCCGTGCAGAACGGCGGCACCTGCCGGGCCCGGTTCACCTCGCTGCGGAACCGGCGGCGGAACTCGTCGTCGTGCGCCAGATCGGCACGCACCATCTTGACCGCGACCAGCACGCCGGTCGCGGTGCGGGCCAGGTAGACGGTGCCCATCCCGCCCTCGCCGAGGCGGCCCACCAACTCGTAGTCGCCGAGGTTCTTCGGATCACGTGGACGCAGCGGCGCGGCCCGCTCTCCCGGCACAGTTTTATCGACCATCGTTAACGCCCCCCGACCGCCGCCACGGTCTTAATCTCTCGCCGGCTGCACTGTATCGGGCGGGGTCTCCGGCACGCGTCCCGGAGGCGGTTCTCAGGGTCCGATCCGGGCGTCACCGGATGGCCGCGCGGGCCCGGCGGCCGCACGCTTGATGTATCAGCCACTACCGGAAAGAGAGACCCACCATGAACGCCGTGCACGACTCGATGGCCCGGCAGGGCCTGGTCCGCCCGCAGGACGGCCGGATGATCGCCGGTGTCTGCGCAGGTCTCGGCCGCCGCTTCGGGCTCGACCCGTGGATCGCCCGGCTGCTCTTCGTGCTGATCCTGTTCGTCATCCCGGGCAGCCAGATCCTCATCTACCCGCTGCTCTGGATCCTGATGCCCGCCGAGAAGCCGGCCTGGGCCCCCACGCCGACCACCTTCTGACGGAACCCGCAGCGGAGTGACGCCGTCAGAGAACCCATGAAGCCGGCAGCTCTCAGCGTGGTGCTCCTCCTGACAGGCACGGCCGGCTGCGCCGCAGCGCAGCCGGCGGTGCCCCTCCCCGCGCAGTCCCGCGCGGCGGTCTCCTCCGCCACCCCGGCCCCGGTCTCCACGGCCGGGGAGGCCTTCTACCGGGCGCTCCGGCCCGGTCCGGCGGCCATGCTCACCCGCCAGCCGAAGTCCCTGGCCGCGGCGTTCGCGGAATCCACCGCGGTGGTCGTCGCCGAGGTCACCGCGGTCACCGAGGGCCGGCTGATCGGCGACATGCAGACCGCGGTCGTCGACCTGGACGTGATCCGGGTGCTGCACGGCGATCTCCAGCCCGGACTACCGGACACGCGGGTCGAGTTCGGGGTGTCGTTCCTGCCCGAGCCGATCGCGCCGCTGGTCGGCCGGATGCACGCCGACGTTCCCCGCGGTCCGGCCGTCTGGCTGCTGAAATGGCAGGGCAGACCGGCGCCGGACCGCAAGCCGGGCGCCCCCCGCCGGGACCCGACCGCCGACCTCGGCCTCTACAACATCGTGCACTACAACTGCGCGATCCTGGTCGACGGACCGGACCGGCACGTGGTCTCGGCGATCGCGCAGGACGGTGATCCGTTCGGCGCCCAGGCCGAGGCCGAGAGCTACCCCGACCTCGACACCCTGATCAGGCAGCGAACTCCTTGACCTTCTGCGTGAGCTGAAGATCGTCGAGGTAGCCGCGGTGCGTGATCGTGCCGTTCGCGTCGACGAAGACGTACCAGCTCTGCTGCGCGATCCCGAACCGCTGCCAGATCTTGCCGGCCGGGTCGCTGATGTGCGGCACCGCGCCGACCTGCATCTCGGTCACGAACTCCTTCATGGCGTCCAGGGTGCCGAGGCCGCCGACGCCGAGGATGCCCAGCCGGTCGCCGTACTCCTCGTGGAGATCGGCGACCGACTGGGCCTCGCTCGCGCAGGTCGCGCACCAGGGCGCCCAGAACCAGAGCAGCGCGGGCTTGCCTGCCAGGCTCGCGGCGTCGAAGCCGGCGCCGTCCAGCGTGGTCCCGGTGAAGGCGAGTGCCTGCGGGACGGCCACCGTCGTGACGGCCGGCGCGGCGGGCGCGCCGGCCACGGGCGACGCGGTCTTCGCGGTGGAGCAGCCGGCTGCCGCGACCAGGGCCACGAGCATCATCGACACGAGCCGGGGTACGCGCACAGCCTGCTCTCCGTTCACCTCTACTTGGCCGGCGTCGGCTCGGTGAGCCTCAGCGCCAGCGCGGGGCACACGTTCACCGCCTTGCGGGCGCCGTCCTCCAGCCACGGCGGCAGCGGCGTCTGCGGGAACGCCGGGAAGCCGTTGTGGTCCAACCGGATGATCTCCGGGGCCACCGCCGAGCAGAGCCCGTGGCCGTCGCAGCGCGACCAGTCCAGGGCCAGCTTCCGCGCGCCCTTCTCGGCCGTGTACGGCAGTGGCAGGATGCCCCGGACCTGCTTGCCGCAGCCCTCGCCGTTGGTGTGCGCCCGGACGTCCTCGGCGAAGACCTCCAGCGCGGAGAGCGCGAACCGCGACGTGCCGTCCGGGTGGCTGCACGCGCCACGGCCCTTCACCAGACCGGCGGCCTGCCGGACGTTCTCCACCGCGTTGCCGCCGAGCGACACCAGGGTGACCGCGCGGGCCAGGTCGGGCAGGCCGATCCGGCACGGGCCGCACTGGCCGGCCGACTCGCCGGCCAGGTACTGCACGACCTGGGCGACCTCGCCGAGCGGGCAGGTCTTGGAGCCGATCGGGATCAGCATGCCCGCGCCGAGGGTGCCGCCGACCTTCGCGAACCCCTTGCGGGAGATCGTGATGGTCTGCGCCTGCTCGGCGCTGACCCACTTGCCGTGGTAGCCGCCGACCAGCAGGCCCGGGCCGATGTCCGCGCCGCACATGGTCAGCACATCCATCAGCGGCGTGCCGCTGGGCGCCTCCACGACGGCCGGCGCGGTGGCCGAGCCGCCGACAGTGAGCATGACCGTGCCCGGCTCCTCGGGGATACCCACCGAGTTGTACTCCCACGGCCCGATCCGGGCCGCGATCGCCAGCTGCGAGTAGGTCTCCGCGTTGGAGAGCAGGGTGGGCAGGCCCATCACGCCGTTGTCGCTGGACCGGACCTTGCGGCCAGGCGGGATGTGCGCCTCGCCGTTGATGCCGCGGACCAGCGCGCCGCCCTCACCGGAGATGAACCGGTGCGGCACCGTGACGATCCGGGTCGGGCAGGGCATCTTGCGCTCGGCCAGGGCCGCGGTGATCGAGCTGAGACCGACGCCGTCGTCGGCGACCCCGATCACGATCTCCTCGGCGTCCAGGGCGGCGGCGGCGAGCGCCGCGCCGTCCAGGATGAGGTGCGGGCCACGGGTGAGGACGGCCTTGTCCTTCCAGGACGGCGGCTCACCCTCGGTGGCGTTCACGACGATCACCGGCGGCAACTCCTGCCGGCGGCACGAGTCGATCACCGCGCGGACCTTGCGGGCGAACGGGAAACCCGCGCCGCCCCGGCCCCGGAGCTCGATGCGGTCGGCGAGGCCGACCAGCTCACCCGAGGAGAGCGCGGCGAACCCGCCGTGCACCTCCTGGTGGGCGACCAGGTCGAGGCGCCCGTACTCGTCGAACCCCGCGGTGATCCGTGGGGTGCCGATCGCCGTGACCGGTGGAACCTGTGCGGTACTCAATTCGCTTCCCTGACGTCACCACGGAGCTGGGAGAAGTAGTCATCGTCGTCGTCGCGTCCGCGACGACCGGCGGCCCGGGTCTCCCGTTCCATCGGCTCGGCGCGGCGAGTCCGGCGGGAGGCCATCTCGAGGGCGGGCGCGTCGTCCGGCTCGCCACCCCACTGGCCGTCGGCGAGGTCGACGAACTGGCTGCGGCTGCTGTGCCGGCCGTCGTCGCGGGCGGCCCGGCGGCGGGGCGGCTCCTCCTCGATATACCGGCCGCCGCGGGGCTCCTCCTCGTAGCGGGCGGGCCGCTGGCGGGGCACCTCGTCGTAGTCGTCCTGGCGGCGGCGCGGGGCCTCGTCGTACTCCGGTTCCCGGCGGCGGCCGCGGGCGGGCGGCTCGTCGTCGGCGTACCGGCGCATCCGCGTCCCGGTCGATTCGAGATCGTCACGACGCATCCGGGTGCCGGTCGACTCGATCTCGTCCCGGCGCATCCGCGTGCCTGTGGTCTCCAGGTCGTCCCGGCGCATCCGGGTACCCGTGGCTTCCACGTCGTCGCGGCGCATCCGGGTCCCGGTGGCTTCCACGTCGTCACGGCGCATCCGCGTACCGGTGGTCTCGAGATCGTCCCGGCGCATCCGGGTACCGGTCGCCTCCAGGTCGTCGCGGCGCATCCGGGTGCCGGTCGATTCCACGTCGCGGCGGCTGCGGGCGGGCGGCTCGTCGTCGTCGAACCGGCGACCGCGGCGCGGGCCCTCGTCGTACATCTCCTGGGTACGGCCGCCCCGGGAGCGCGGGGCGGGCTCGTCCTCGTACCGGTAACGCTCGTCCTCGATGTCACGCCGCGACATGGCCCGGGTGGCCGTGTCGTAGCGGTCGTCGTCCTCGGCGGACCGGCGCTGGCGCGGGGCCGGGGCCTCCAGCTCGGCCGGGTATCCGGCCTGGTATCCGGCCGGCGCCGGGCTGACCGGTGCGGCGGCGGCCGGCATCATCGGCGGCGCTGCCGGGCTGACCGGGCGGGCCACCGGCGGCGCGGGCGGGGGCACCGGCGGCGCGGCCGGCACCCAGGCCGCGGTCGTGGCCGGTCCGGGCGGCGCCATCAGGTCGCCGGTGGCGTCACCGCCACGCCGGCCACGCCGCTTCGGCGCCGCGCCGGTGGGCACGAGCTGGCCGACCGGCTTGATGCCGGTGCCGGCCGCGGACGAGAAGTCCTTCTTCCGGTTCAGGCTGACCGAGAGGCGCACGGCCAGGCCGACCAGCACACCGAGGACGCAGACGACGTAGCTGACGGTGACCCAGGTGGCCGCGGGACGGCCGGCGGAGAGTCCGTGCATGAGCGCGATCGGCCACATCAGGTACGAGATCGAGTGGATGCCCCGCCACATCCAGGGCTTGCCGCGGCCGATGAACTTCGACCGCGCGATGCCGGTCCACATGACCAGCACCATGATCCAGCCGGAGATCGTGCCGAGGCCGACGTAGAGGCTGTTCCCGGGCAGCAGGAACGGGATCGCGATGTCGATCAGGCGGATGTGCTCCTCCGCGTACTTCGTCCAGACGTGCACGACGAGGGCGGTGACCGCGATCAGGCCGGTGGTCCGGTGGGTGGACTGGAGCAGGACCCGCTGGCGGATGCTGAGCACGAGCCGGTCCGTCGCCACCAGACCGACCATGATCGTGATCGAGAGCGACACGAGGCTGATGACGCCCATGTAGTACTCGGCGTAGATGAAGAAGTAGTAGTAGCCGACCCGACCGGGCTTGGTCATCATGGCGACGGCCCAGAGTGCGGCCAGGACGCACACGACGAGCAGCGCGATCGCGGTTCTCGAGGCCGGACGCGTGCCGGTGGATCCGACATCCACCGCAACCCGGGGGGCGGCGGCTCGCTGGTTGTTCTTCGACCGGGCCATTGACTCCTCGTTTTCCTTGCAGTGCGGTCACGTCCCGTGGGCGGTGGGACGCCGGCGTCCGTGGGGAACGCCCCGCGCTCAAGCTCTTCCGGACCCGATCCGCAGCACCGCTTTCCCCTGCCGTGCCACGGTCCGTGTCCTCCCCGGATTACGTGGCCGGCCCGGGTTCGGATGAACACCGCCGGAATTTTTTGCGTAGCGGCGTGACTACCGCGCGCACACGGGGGCTGACCAGGCGAAACAACGAGAAGGTTGCTCTCCTAAGGAAGATTTAAGGAATTCCATACGAGTGACGCGGGCCACCCGGTGAACCATTCCGCCCGTGGCGGCGAACTAAGTAGTGCAGCCGTGAAATGGGGGATCTCCATGCGTCACTTCGTCACCGCCTTCGGCGCGGTGCTGGCCGGCGCGATCCTGAGCACCGCCATCGAGGCGCCTGCCAGGGCCGACGAGCCGGGCTTCAGCGTACGCGTGACCGCGCCCGGCGACTTCACCGCCGGAGAGGCCGCGAAGACCGTCACCGCGGTGGTGACCTCGGAGAACCGCCGCTGCCGCAAGGTCCGCTGGGCTCTGCTGGTGCACTCCGGCCTCGACGACGACCAGCTGAAGGTGGTCCGGATCGAGGAGGACGGCGAGTTCGGCACGAGCAGCAGCACCGAGGGCATCACCACCACGTTCCTCGACGACCGGCCGGACCCGGGCACGCTGTGCCGCGGCCGGACCGTCACCGGACGCTGGCAGGTCGCCTTCGCCGGACCGGACGCCGGCCAGGTGCAGTTCGAGGCGCGGGCCTTCGACGCACAAGGAACGCTGCTCACCGCCGCGGGCGCGACCACGCAGGTGGAGAGCGACACCCCGCCGCCTCCGTCGCCGTCGCCGTCTCCGTCCAGGGAGGAACAGGCGCCCGCCGACGAGCCCGCGACCGAGCCGCCGGCCGCGCAGCAGGACCGCGAGTCCGGCGATCCGCAGGCGGCGCTCGTCTCCGAGGACTCGTTCCTGCTCGGGCCCGGCCTGATCGTCGGCGGCGTCTTCGTCTTCCTCGGCGTCCTCCTGCTGCTGCGGATCCGCTCCCGGTCCAGGGCGGCCCGCCGGGAGGCGCAGGTCCTGCCGACCGGTTTCTACCGGATGCCCCGATAGGGGGTTCTTCCTGCGGGTGAATTCCCGACTTGACGACCCGCTACCTCCCGATCGCCGTTAGCGTGGGCGCCAGCTGTCACCGTCCATTGGGGAGGGCCTCGTGACCAGGCGTCCTGTGAAGATCTTCAGTGTGCTCGGCGTCCTCGCGCTGGCCGCCGTCGCGGTTCCGGCCGGCGTCTCGTTCGCCGGGACCCGGAACGAACCCGCGGCATCCACCAAGCCGGCCACCACGCAGGCCGACAGCCTCCTCGGCGGTGAGCCGAAGGTCCCGGCAGAGCTGAACCCGCCGGCCGGCAACGTCGTGCACGCGGTGCTGAAGGCGCGCGGCGTCCAGATCTACGGCTGCACGGCCGGGGCCTGGACGCTGATCGAGCCGGCCGCCTCGCTGACCGGGGTGACGCTGCGCCCGGCGAAGAAGGTGACCGCCCTGCACTACCGCGGCCCGAGCTGGCAGTCCGACCAGGACGGCTCGCTGGTCGAGGGGGACGGCGCCTCGGCGGTCCGGGCGCCGTCGGCACATCCGGACAGCATCCCGCAGCTGCGCCTCACGGCGAAGACCACCCGTGGTGGCGGCGTGTTCGGCAAGGTCACCTTCATCCAGCGCCTCGACACCGTCGGTGGCCTCGCCCCTGCCGGCGGGTGCTCCGGCAGCACGACCACTGCCGTGCCGTACCGGGCGGTCTATCGCTTCTTCGTCGCTTCGTGAGGTCATGAAGTCGCTTCGTGAGGTCATGAAAAGGAGCAACCGGCCGGCGCCCGAGATGACGCCGGCCGGTTGCCGGATGGGGAACGTGGATCAGAGGGCCGGGTACGCGTTCGCCATGAGCTCGGCGAACTGCGCCGGGAACCAGGCGCCCGAGATCGGGGCCCCGGACAGCGCACCGGTCAGGCTGTTGCCGTTGCGGGCGTTACCGGTGTAGGTCGGGTCGCACATCCGGTCGAAGCCCTTGCCCTCGTCGTTCGGGATGAGGGTGCTGGAGCCGTCCGACTCACCCGGCGGCTTGACCCAGACGTAGGCGTCGATACCGGCGGCCGGAGCCGCGGTGGGACGCTCGCCGAGGCCGGCGCCGGCCTGGTTGCACCAGTTGCCGGCGTGGATCCGGCGGTCGATGCGCGACTGGTTGACGTAGGTGTTCACGTCGGTCGAGGTGCTCGCCGCGGTGGGCCGCTGCGAACCGCCCCAGCCGTTGCGGGAGGTGTCGATCAGCATACCGAGGCCGGAGTCGAAGCCGATCGAGACCAGCTTGGTCCGGAACGCCTGGGCGAAGGTCAGCTCATCGGTGTACTGGTTCCAGTCGACCCACTTGGACTGGCGGACGTTCTGGCCACCGACCGTGGTGGTCGGCTGCACGAACGGCTCACGCAGCGCCGAGTAGTTCGCGGTGTTGGTGATGAAGCCGTGGACGTTCTTCACGTTGCCGGACGCCTGAGCGGCCTGCAGCATGATGTCGGCGGTCGGGCCGAAGTTCGAGTCCCAGCCGATCCAGCCGTGGTGAGCCGCGTCCACGTAGTTGTAGACGTTGCCGAGCGCGCCCAGCTTCTGCAGGGCGTAGCCGATGCCCTGGACGTAGCCGCCGTTCGCCTTCATCGTGTCGCACATCGCGGTGCCACCGGCCTGGCCGGAGGTGTTCGTCACCAGGTTCGGCAGCGAGTCGATCTCGACGATGTTGATGATCCGCAGACCGGCGTACTTCGCCTCGCCCTGGATCGCGGCGATCGGGTCGATGTACTCGGCCTTGTAGCGCGGCAGGTCGTTCGGGCCGAGCTCACCGTTCGAGGCGAGCGCGGCGCAGTCCCGGCCGGGCAGGTTGTAGATGACGAACTGGATGTAGCCGGCGCCCTGCGCGAGAGCCGCGTCCAGGTGGTCACGAACGCCCATGGCGCCGTTCGAGCTGCTGTCCTCGGTGCCCTCGATCGCGGCGATCCGGTCGATCCAGACCGCGGTCGGGTTGTTCGAGACCCGGCTGCCGCCGGACACCGACTCGGCCTTCGCCTTCCACTCCGGGTTCACGTAACCCTTGGCGCCGGCGTACGGGTTGTCGACCTTGGTGCCCGGCTGCTGCGGGGACTGCGAGGTCGACGGGCTGGTCGACGGGGAGCTCGACGGGCTGCTGGAGGGCGAGCTCGACGGGCTGCTCGACGGGGAGCTGGACGGGCTGGTCGGCACGTTGCCGGTGCAGACCGTGCCGTTCAGCGAGAACGACGCCGGGGTGGTGTTCGTACCGGAGTAATTGGCGTTGAAGCCGAAGTTGGCGGTGCCGTTCGTGGGGATCG comes from the Actinoplanes sp. OR16 genome and includes:
- a CDS encoding glycoside hydrolase family 6 protein, yielding MRPIPTRARALTAAAAVSIVAGAGAVAVAGSASAAAGCRVDYAVNQWSSGFTANVTVTNLGDPISGGWNLKWAYAGNQTVTQGWSATVTQSGQNVTATNPSWAASIPTNGTANFGFNANYSGTNTTPASFSLNGTVCTGNVPTSPSSSPSSSPSSSPSSSPSSSPSTSPSTSQSPQQPGTKVDNPYAGAKGYVNPEWKAKAESVSGGSRVSNNPTAVWIDRIAAIEGTEDSSSNGAMGVRDHLDAALAQGAGYIQFVIYNLPGRDCAALASNGELGPNDLPRYKAEYIDPIAAIQGEAKYAGLRIINIVEIDSLPNLVTNTSGQAGGTAMCDTMKANGGYVQGIGYALQKLGALGNVYNYVDAAHHGWIGWDSNFGPTADIMLQAAQASGNVKNVHGFITNTANYSALREPFVQPTTTVGGQNVRQSKWVDWNQYTDELTFAQAFRTKLVSIGFDSGLGMLIDTSRNGWGGSQRPTAASTSTDVNTYVNQSRIDRRIHAGNWCNQAGAGLGERPTAAPAAGIDAYVWVKPPGESDGSSTLIPNDEGKGFDRMCDPTYTGNARNGNSLTGALSGAPISGAWFPAQFAELMANAYPAL